A genomic stretch from Borrelia hispanica CRI includes:
- the greA gene encoding transcription elongation factor GreA, which produces MSNITIERLDNILQEDKWTRIVVNNYSLAKIKELDELIDNIISENLTEEALDICGKHLKDIKKSIAGLYISGMLIYSRRPLNDMSLLTVVDLFSQNLKWSLVEHICHKMLLTSENKHALYTLAKIYAQNNENDKLPNIWMRIVEADVDDTVFVRQLATHYENVDLQKSIYFFRKAIYRFIDKKQMSGIREIWSKLIRYVSDDFDSFLLILQKVEKELGFKKVVVLYEDLYEHYSVSGNIDETIEILKGILKLDNKNQKARENLVIFLREKYKDVNNIEEYLEKSDIENLDKNFVDVYSDFEKYLFFAKGNFVYHQTWFVGIVKDVNDQGILVDFVSKRGHFISFDMAISALSPLEREDIRVLKAIKPKEELVEHLKRDIEWALKVIIKSYKSIDLKGIKRELVPSLMTQSAWNLWSVKAKQILKDNPHFVMASGKADCYIYNERASNFNEKIYDKFKVEKDFYKRYEIFMHYYTAGGVVKDSHIEEEMLNYFLIYVNNFAKVDHYVISSYVILKSLKNFDDKIALKINIERDINLEVLLKEYSKSIVDLFEAILNADIKKELISLIKEELVDWVAYYKQLFPCYVNKKLIDSLYKEDIKEIEHLFNYVTKNYKMYKDAYIWILKHYTSYSLNLDYSDAELLVNLIKILTDSVIKINNKNNSVANKRIYKMVSNLLIKDKYLSIVLSKVMDEELAKRIYMTCFYIRDFPPKDLIHIKTAIRTVFGNIEFEDEKMQVSGDKVEIGFLTILSSLSKKQKELQYLKDVEIPENSKEIGKARELGDLKENAEYHSAKERQQFLTKRLNTLMSEIDVAKVIDIKELQSSVVGFGTKVTMINKDTEREESYLIFGPWESNPDEGIISYKSPFGENLLDSKEGDNLDFVINNTHFQYYVKKIEPAKIN; this is translated from the coding sequence ATGTCTAATATTACTATAGAAAGATTAGATAATATCTTGCAAGAGGATAAATGGACAAGAATAGTTGTTAACAATTATTCTCTTGCTAAGATAAAGGAATTGGATGAGTTAATAGATAATATAATTTCTGAAAATTTAACAGAAGAAGCTTTGGATATTTGTGGCAAGCATTTAAAAGATATCAAGAAGAGTATTGCTGGTCTTTATATTTCAGGAATGCTTATATATAGTAGAAGGCCACTTAATGATATGAGTTTGCTTACAGTTGTAGATTTGTTTTCTCAGAACTTAAAGTGGTCTCTTGTTGAGCATATATGTCACAAAATGCTTTTAACTTCTGAGAATAAGCATGCACTCTATACACTTGCAAAGATATATGCACAAAATAATGAAAATGATAAGTTGCCAAATATTTGGATGCGTATTGTTGAAGCTGATGTTGATGATACTGTTTTTGTAAGACAACTTGCTACTCATTATGAGAATGTTGATTTGCAAAAATCGATATATTTTTTTAGAAAGGCTATTTATCGTTTTATAGATAAAAAACAAATGTCAGGTATTAGAGAAATATGGTCTAAGTTAATAAGATATGTCTCTGATGATTTTGATTCCTTTTTGTTAATCCTTCAGAAAGTTGAAAAAGAACTTGGTTTTAAAAAGGTAGTGGTTCTTTACGAAGATTTATATGAACATTATTCTGTAAGTGGCAATATCGATGAGACAATAGAAATTTTAAAAGGAATTTTGAAACTTGATAATAAAAATCAGAAAGCAAGAGAAAATTTAGTGATTTTTTTAAGGGAAAAGTATAAGGATGTTAATAATATAGAAGAGTATCTTGAAAAGTCTGATATTGAGAATTTAGACAAAAACTTTGTTGATGTTTATTCTGATTTTGAGAAATATTTGTTTTTTGCTAAGGGCAATTTCGTTTATCATCAGACTTGGTTTGTAGGAATAGTTAAAGATGTAAATGATCAGGGTATTTTAGTTGATTTTGTATCTAAACGTGGACATTTTATTAGTTTTGATATGGCTATATCTGCTTTATCTCCTCTTGAGAGGGAAGATATTAGAGTTTTAAAGGCTATTAAACCTAAAGAAGAGCTTGTTGAGCATCTAAAGAGAGATATTGAATGGGCGTTAAAAGTGATTATTAAAAGTTATAAATCTATTGATCTTAAAGGGATTAAAAGAGAACTTGTCCCAAGTTTAATGACGCAGAGTGCCTGGAATTTGTGGAGTGTTAAAGCCAAACAAATTTTAAAAGATAATCCTCATTTTGTTATGGCATCTGGGAAAGCTGACTGTTATATATACAATGAGCGAGCTTCTAATTTCAATGAAAAAATTTATGATAAATTTAAGGTAGAAAAAGATTTTTATAAAAGATATGAAATTTTTATGCATTATTATACTGCTGGTGGTGTTGTAAAAGATTCACATATTGAAGAAGAAATGCTGAATTATTTTTTGATTTATGTTAATAATTTTGCAAAAGTTGATCATTATGTTATAAGTTCTTATGTGATACTTAAATCTTTAAAAAATTTTGATGATAAGATTGCTTTAAAAATTAATATTGAAAGAGATATTAATTTAGAAGTTCTCTTAAAGGAATATTCTAAGAGTATAGTTGATCTTTTTGAGGCTATTTTGAATGCAGATATTAAAAAGGAATTGATATCTTTGATTAAAGAAGAATTGGTTGATTGGGTTGCTTATTATAAGCAGCTTTTTCCTTGTTATGTGAATAAAAAATTGATTGATTCTCTTTATAAAGAAGATATAAAAGAAATAGAACATCTTTTTAATTATGTTACAAAGAATTATAAGATGTATAAAGATGCTTATATTTGGATTTTAAAACATTATACTTCTTATTCTCTTAATTTGGATTATTCTGATGCAGAGTTATTGGTAAATTTGATTAAGATTTTAACAGATAGTGTTATTAAAATTAATAATAAAAATAATTCTGTTGCTAATAAGCGAATTTATAAGATGGTAAGTAATCTTTTAATTAAAGATAAATATCTTAGTATTGTTTTAAGTAAGGTTATGGATGAGGAACTTGCTAAGAGGATATATATGACTTGTTTTTACATAAGAGATTTTCCGCCAAAAGATCTAATACATATTAAAACTGCAATAAGAACTGTATTTGGTAATATTGAATTTGAAGACGAGAAGATGCAAGTTTCAGGAGATAAGGTTGAGATAGGGTTTTTAACCATTTTAAGTTCTCTTAGCAAAAAGCAAAAAGAATTGCAATATTTAAAAGATGTAGAAATACCAGAAAATTCGAAAGAAATTGGTAAGGCACGTGAACTTGGTGATTTAAAAGAAAATGCAGAATATCATTCTGCAAAAGAGAGACAACAGTTTTTAACAAAGAGATTAAATACTCTTATGTCTGAGATAGATGTTGCTAAGGTTATTGATATTAAAGAACTTCAAAGTTCTGTTGTTGGATTTGGAACAAAAGTTACTATGATTAATAAAGATACAGAACGAGAGGAGTCTTATTTAATATTTGGTCCTTGGGAATCAAATCCTGATGAAGGTATTATATCTTATAAATCACCTTTTGGGGAAAATTTGTTAGATTCTAAAGAAGGTGATAATCTTGATTTTGTTATAAATAATACTCATTTTCAATATTATGTTAAGAAAATAGAGCCTGCCAAAATTAATTGA
- a CDS encoding 30S ribosomal protein S1 — protein sequence MENQEDLQENYLKVLEKVELGSSVSGIVINIMKDYVLVDIGYKSEGFIKIDEFETIPNVGDKLDAIVTKVGGELGLVLSVSKLDSLNLQDKIDEYIANKKVLKGKILVELSSGYKVQINDNITGFMPFYLSSQLRDEKLKRGSIVEFYVIQADKSDGLRLILDRRTLEREREFLKRKELVSSYSEGDIVDGIVEKITDYGAIIKIKNLVLGVLHKRNIAFNRVENVEDFIHVDDKLRLKIIKLSANTGKMELSLKALKVNPWDSVESKYKVESIVKGKIVKILPFGAVVELDSAISGFLHISNFSWVRSIKSPQELVKVGQIVEVKILEIDKENQKISLGIKQVNENPWNNLADRYGVGKVVQGVVKNITKTGAFVNIEEGIDAYISKFDISWVEEVSPEKYFEIGSSISGKVIEFDAKRQNIKLGIKQLEENPWDDFSKSYKKGDVLEVEIMEKKSKGVQVRVYGKIMGFISKIQLGDTKESSLETFEKLNVGDKIKVIITNIDFKNKLVLLSYKAYKEQKSSEEISSYLFKEDDEESYKPFANLLKRDSDA from the coding sequence ATGGAAAATCAAGAAGATTTACAAGAAAATTATCTAAAGGTTCTTGAGAAGGTAGAACTGGGTAGTAGTGTTTCTGGTATTGTTATAAATATTATGAAAGATTATGTACTTGTAGATATTGGTTATAAGTCTGAAGGTTTTATTAAAATTGATGAATTTGAGACCATTCCAAATGTTGGCGATAAACTTGATGCAATAGTGACAAAAGTAGGAGGAGAATTAGGTTTGGTTCTTAGTGTATCGAAACTTGATTCTCTTAATTTGCAAGATAAAATTGATGAATATATTGCAAATAAAAAAGTACTTAAAGGCAAAATTTTAGTTGAACTTTCAAGTGGATATAAAGTTCAGATTAATGATAATATTACTGGGTTTATGCCATTTTATTTAAGTTCTCAATTGAGAGATGAAAAATTAAAAAGAGGTTCTATAGTTGAATTTTATGTTATTCAGGCAGATAAATCTGATGGTCTTAGGCTTATTCTTGATAGGCGGACTTTAGAGAGAGAGCGAGAATTTTTGAAGCGAAAAGAGCTTGTTAGTTCTTATAGTGAAGGGGATATAGTTGATGGTATTGTTGAGAAGATTACAGATTATGGTGCTATTATAAAGATTAAGAATCTTGTTTTAGGAGTTTTGCATAAAAGGAATATTGCATTTAATCGTGTTGAGAATGTTGAGGATTTTATTCATGTTGACGATAAATTAAGATTGAAGATTATTAAGCTGAGTGCAAATACAGGCAAAATGGAATTATCCCTTAAGGCTTTAAAGGTAAATCCTTGGGATTCTGTTGAATCTAAATATAAGGTTGAGAGTATTGTAAAGGGAAAGATTGTTAAAATATTACCTTTTGGTGCTGTTGTTGAACTTGATAGTGCAATATCAGGATTTCTTCATATTAGTAATTTTTCTTGGGTCAGATCCATAAAAAGTCCTCAGGAGTTAGTAAAGGTTGGACAAATTGTAGAGGTTAAGATTTTAGAGATAGATAAAGAAAATCAAAAAATTTCTTTAGGTATTAAACAAGTCAATGAGAATCCTTGGAATAATTTGGCTGATAGATATGGTGTTGGGAAGGTTGTTCAGGGTGTTGTTAAAAATATTACCAAAACTGGTGCTTTTGTAAATATAGAAGAGGGCATAGATGCATATATTAGTAAATTTGATATCTCTTGGGTTGAAGAAGTTAGTCCTGAGAAATATTTTGAGATTGGTAGTTCTATTAGTGGTAAAGTTATAGAATTTGATGCAAAAAGACAAAATATTAAGTTGGGGATTAAACAATTAGAAGAAAATCCTTGGGATGATTTTTCTAAGAGTTATAAAAAAGGTGATGTTCTTGAAGTTGAAATTATGGAAAAGAAATCGAAGGGGGTTCAAGTAAGAGTTTATGGTAAAATTATGGGATTTATTAGTAAAATTCAACTTGGAGATACAAAAGAGTCTAGTTTGGAGACTTTTGAAAAGTTAAATGTTGGGGATAAAATTAAGGTTATAATTACCAATATTGACTTTAAGAATAAATTGGTTTTGCTTTCTTATAAGGCATATAAGGAACAAAAATCAAGTGAAGAAATTTCTTCTTATCTATTTAAGGAAGATGATGAGGAATCTTATAAGCCATTTGCAAATCTTTTAAAGAGGGATTCTGATGCTTAA
- a CDS encoding Maf family protein: MIYKENFEIALVSNSLARIEFLNALKLNFVSLSVDIDEDLIIKSGEMEITKKISLIKLTNAIEKYGKDKCLITVDTLVKNDSIYIGKIQDEKEVFVKIMEYSNKLVEVETSLCIFIPVKEKIVKACEVSFIKFRELTPDIVYHYISLGYWKDKSGGISLKNGVADILIEYINGNYSNIVGLPIGLFYDILIKENVISAI, from the coding sequence ATGATTTATAAAGAGAATTTTGAAATTGCACTTGTATCAAATTCCCTTGCTAGAATTGAATTTTTAAATGCTTTAAAGCTTAATTTTGTTTCTCTTAGTGTTGATATTGATGAAGATTTGATCATCAAATCTGGTGAGATGGAAATTACAAAAAAGATATCGCTTATTAAGCTTACTAATGCCATTGAAAAATATGGAAAAGATAAATGTTTAATTACTGTTGATACTTTAGTAAAAAATGATTCTATTTATATTGGCAAAATACAAGATGAAAAGGAAGTTTTTGTTAAAATAATGGAATATAGTAATAAGCTTGTTGAGGTTGAAACGAGTTTATGTATTTTTATTCCAGTAAAAGAAAAAATAGTGAAAGCTTGTGAAGTTTCATTTATTAAATTTAGAGAATTAACTCCTGATATCGTTTATCATTATATTTCTCTTGGATATTGGAAAGATAAGTCTGGAGGTATAAGTCTTAAAAATGGTGTTGCAGATATATTGATTGAATATATTAATGGTAATTATTCAAACATCGTAGGCTTACCAATTGGATTGTTTTATGATATTCTTATTAAAGAAAATGTAATTTCCGCTATATAA
- a CDS encoding tetratricopeptide repeat protein, with protein MLKNKFFIGILAVIIFVGIIIYFYDFTDINYVKEGGEIVENLERDLSLYLKSKNTEERKDLESKIEKALNSIDDITYEFLSRFYLAKSTYSQSKGLYEEALKDLDIVIASKWIERELAYINKAVIYEKIGQVEHALLMYDNVINQTKLDFMKIRALLGKAILLELQDKKLAIDIYEKIASFSYEDNLYINIAKNKLFQLK; from the coding sequence ATGCTTAAAAATAAATTTTTTATCGGTATTCTTGCAGTTATTATTTTTGTAGGAATTATTATTTATTTTTATGATTTTACGGATATAAATTATGTCAAGGAAGGAGGAGAAATAGTAGAAAATCTTGAGCGAGATTTAAGTCTTTATTTGAAATCAAAAAATACTGAAGAAAGGAAAGATTTAGAATCTAAAATAGAAAAGGCTTTAAACAGTATAGATGATATTACTTATGAATTTCTTTCACGGTTTTATCTTGCAAAGTCTACTTATTCTCAGAGTAAAGGTTTGTATGAAGAAGCTCTTAAAGATTTAGATATTGTTATTGCTTCGAAATGGATTGAGCGAGAATTAGCTTATATTAATAAGGCTGTGATTTATGAAAAAATAGGACAAGTAGAACATGCTTTGTTAATGTATGATAATGTGATTAATCAAACTAAATTAGATTTTATGAAAATTAGGGCTTTGCTTGGAAAGGCAATATTACTTGAATTACAAGATAAAAAATTGGCTATTGATATATATGAGAAAATTGCTAGTTTTTCTTATGAAGATAACTTGTATATTAATATTGCTAAAAATAAGCTTTTTCAGCTTAAATAA
- the cmk gene encoding (d)CMP kinase produces MIAIDGPSASGKSSVSKALSMKLGFKFISSGYLYRIITLIAQRFTLNEYDLLNESKLVELISQNDIKYNDNAFLLNGVDVISHILTEKIDFQVSLYSSYVNIREIVNKKLREIVKIQGDDYIIEGRDITTVVFPEAKIKIYLDASVEVRTLRRYNQRDDDMALIELEQALEKRDAIDQNKEYGKLKLGKEVFYIDTSYKSLDDVCDIIIKTFNLKKK; encoded by the coding sequence ATAATAGCAATTGATGGACCTTCAGCTTCAGGGAAAAGTTCTGTTTCAAAAGCATTGAGTATGAAATTGGGTTTTAAATTTATTAGTTCTGGTTATTTGTATAGAATAATAACTTTAATTGCTCAAAGATTTACTTTAAATGAATATGATTTGCTTAATGAGAGTAAGCTTGTGGAGCTAATATCTCAAAATGATATTAAATATAATGATAATGCTTTTCTTTTAAATGGTGTTGATGTTATAAGTCATATTTTAACTGAAAAAATAGATTTTCAGGTTTCTCTTTATTCTTCTTATGTAAATATTAGGGAGATTGTGAATAAAAAATTAAGAGAAATAGTTAAAATTCAAGGTGATGATTATATAATAGAGGGTAGAGATATTACTACTGTAGTATTTCCAGAAGCTAAGATTAAAATATATCTTGATGCTTCTGTTGAAGTGCGAACTTTAAGACGGTATAATCAAAGGGATGATGATATGGCTTTAATTGAACTGGAGCAGGCACTTGAGAAACGAGATGCAATTGATCAAAATAAAGAGTATGGTAAATTGAAGTTGGGTAAAGAGGTTTTTTATATTGATACAAGCTATAAAAGTTTAGATGATGTATGTGATATTATCATAAAGACGTTTAATTTGAAAAAAAAGTGA
- the recA gene encoding recombinase RecA yields MSKLKDPMDDSLKNKLNKEKAIELARVQIEKDFGKGSLIKMGESPVGKYLESIPSGSILLDEAIGIGGYPRGRVVEIFGPESSGKTTLTLQAIAEIQKTGGIAAFIDAEHALDPVYAKALGVNINELWLSQPDTGEQALDIAEYLIRSGGVDLIVVDSVAALTPQAEIDGEMGDTQIGLQARLMSKALRKITAILSKSNTCIMFINQIRMKIGLVFGSPETTTGGNALKFYSSLRLEVRKVEQVIGSSSDNVIGNKIRVKVVKNKVAPPFRKAELIVYFGKGISREASILDAAIKYNLVQKSGSWYAIGDDNLGQGRENVIDYLFKEKALANELENKLRKIIFENPSQDSLTVDISKNEENKE; encoded by the coding sequence ATGTCAAAATTAAAAGATCCAATGGATGATTCTTTAAAAAATAAATTGAACAAAGAAAAAGCCATTGAACTTGCTAGAGTGCAAATAGAGAAGGATTTTGGAAAAGGAAGTCTTATTAAAATGGGAGAATCTCCTGTAGGTAAATATTTAGAGAGCATACCTAGTGGTTCTATTTTGCTTGATGAGGCAATTGGTATTGGTGGGTATCCAAGAGGCAGAGTAGTAGAAATTTTTGGTCCTGAGTCTTCTGGTAAGACTACTCTAACTCTTCAAGCAATTGCTGAGATTCAAAAGACAGGTGGGATTGCAGCTTTTATTGATGCTGAACATGCTCTTGATCCTGTTTATGCAAAGGCCTTGGGTGTTAATATTAATGAACTTTGGCTTAGTCAACCTGATACAGGAGAACAAGCCCTTGATATTGCTGAATATTTAATTAGGAGTGGTGGAGTTGATTTAATTGTTGTTGATTCTGTTGCGGCTTTGACACCACAAGCAGAAATTGATGGCGAGATGGGTGATACTCAAATTGGGCTTCAAGCAAGACTTATGAGTAAGGCTTTACGGAAAATTACAGCCATACTTTCAAAATCTAATACTTGTATTATGTTTATTAATCAAATAAGAATGAAAATTGGTTTAGTCTTTGGTAGTCCAGAGACTACTACTGGAGGAAATGCTTTGAAATTTTATTCTTCTCTTCGTCTTGAAGTTAGAAAAGTTGAGCAAGTTATAGGCAGTTCTTCAGATAATGTTATTGGTAACAAGATAAGAGTTAAAGTTGTTAAAAATAAAGTGGCGCCTCCTTTTCGTAAAGCAGAACTTATAGTTTATTTTGGAAAAGGTATTTCGCGTGAGGCTAGTATATTAGATGCTGCTATTAAATATAATTTGGTGCAAAAATCAGGTTCTTGGTATGCTATAGGAGATGATAACTTAGGACAAGGTAGGGAAAATGTTATTGATTATCTTTTTAAGGAAAAAGCCCTTGCAAATGAACTTGAAAATAAACTTAGAAAAATAATATTTGAAAATCCTAGTCAAGATTCTCTTACGGTTGATATTTCTAAGAATGAGGAAAATAAAGAATAA